The Dethiosulfovibrio peptidovorans DSM 11002 genome has a window encoding:
- a CDS encoding ABC transporter substrate-binding protein — protein MSRCSRFLATMLVALFSFVFVAGAMAEDRSLVVYSSVDEENATNILKAFSEDTGIKVNMVFLSSGPALSRIEAEKANPQADVWFGAPNENHIVAKTRGLTRPYMSSEAEVLADNFKDSEGYWYAFYMNPLGFGVLDEELKDQGISVPESWADLTKAEYKGMIQMPSPQSSGTAYAMIQTLMTVFGEDGAFDYMKKLNPNIQTYTQSGTGPSKNLAIGETDIAIQFTPAFLKLVDQGYPSKVIFPAEGVGYEAAALSIVKGAKNLDEAEVLVDWIISKKGQSSLSAAKTYFFPVRSDVSAGEGVPALSEISLIDYDREKAAKDKKRIVERWVTEVLGQ, from the coding sequence ATGTCCAGATGTTCCAGGTTCCTGGCGACGATGCTCGTCGCTCTTTTCTCCTTCGTTTTCGTAGCTGGAGCCATGGCGGAAGACCGCTCTCTGGTGGTCTATTCCAGCGTAGACGAGGAGAACGCCACCAACATATTGAAGGCCTTCTCCGAGGATACGGGGATAAAGGTCAATATGGTTTTTCTGTCCTCCGGTCCGGCTCTCAGCCGCATCGAGGCGGAGAAGGCCAATCCTCAGGCGGATGTGTGGTTCGGGGCTCCCAACGAGAACCACATAGTTGCCAAGACCAGAGGTCTGACCCGTCCCTATATGTCTTCCGAGGCAGAGGTCTTGGCCGATAATTTCAAGGATTCGGAGGGTTACTGGTACGCCTTCTACATGAATCCTCTGGGATTCGGCGTATTGGACGAGGAGCTGAAGGATCAGGGAATATCCGTTCCCGAATCCTGGGCCGATCTTACCAAGGCCGAGTACAAAGGGATGATCCAGATGCCATCTCCTCAGTCTTCCGGGACGGCCTATGCCATGATACAGACCCTTATGACCGTTTTCGGAGAGGACGGGGCTTTCGACTACATGAAGAAGCTCAATCCCAACATCCAGACCTATACCCAGAGCGGAACCGGTCCCAGCAAGAACCTGGCCATAGGTGAGACTGACATAGCCATACAGTTCACACCGGCCTTCCTCAAACTGGTCGATCAGGGATATCCGTCCAAGGTGATATTCCCCGCCGAGGGAGTCGGCTACGAGGCCGCCGCCCTTTCCATAGTGAAGGGAGCCAAGAACCTGGACGAGGCCGAGGTTCTGGTGGACTGGATAATTTCCAAGAAGGGGCAGAGTTCCCTCAGCGCCGCCAAGACCTACTTTTTCCCGGTCCGTTCCGACGTATCGGCCGGCGAGGGAGTTCCTGCCCTTTCGGAGATCTCCCTTATCGATTACGACAGGGAAAAGGCCGCCAAGGACAAAAAGCGCATAGTGGAACGCTGGGTCACCGAGGTGCTGGGACAGTAG
- a CDS encoding type II toxin-antitoxin system HicA family toxin — translation MGKFYSQRDLIKIARQRGWQIDETRGKGSHVLAMKPGERPFPIPRKIKPGLLSKIKKRLDIED, via the coding sequence TTGGGAAAATTCTACAGCCAGAGGGATCTCATCAAGATAGCAAGACAAAGGGGCTGGCAAATAGACGAAACTAGAGGCAAGGGAAGTCATGTTTTAGCTATGAAACCAGGAGAACGTCCTTTTCCAATACCGCGAAAGATAAAACCTGGACTCCTGTCGAAGATAAAGAAAAGACTTGATATCGAAGATTGA
- a CDS encoding type II toxin-antitoxin system HicB family antitoxin, whose protein sequence is MNKVPYYTYPAVFYPDGDGWSVEFPDLENCFTSADSLEEALIEAQSILEDCMYFREVQKDEIPEPTDVDTIVPPEGGLVQRVVADMGPTRRAWSKKSVKKTLTVPSWMEEELKKHEDINVSFILQEAIKKELNIKEPSL, encoded by the coding sequence ATGAATAAAGTACCTTACTACACCTATCCGGCCGTGTTTTATCCCGACGGTGATGGATGGTCCGTAGAGTTCCCCGATCTCGAAAACTGCTTCACCTCCGCCGACTCTCTAGAGGAGGCGTTGATTGAGGCCCAATCGATTCTCGAAGATTGCATGTATTTCAGGGAGGTTCAAAAGGACGAGATTCCTGAGCCTACTGACGTGGATACCATCGTTCCCCCCGAGGGGGGTCTCGTTCAAAGGGTGGTAGCCGATATGGGGCCAACCAGAAGAGCATGGAGCAAAAAGTCCGTCAAGAAAACCTTGACCGTACCTTCCTGGATGGAGGAAGAGCTCAAAAAGCACGAAGACATCAACGTTTCGTTTATTCTACAGGAAGCGATCAAAAAAGAGCTCAACATAAAAGAGCCATCGCTATAG
- the kduD gene encoding 2-dehydro-3-deoxy-D-gluconate 5-dehydrogenase KduD, with the protein MILENFSLSGKTALVTGARTGIGQGIAVGLAQAGADIVGLGHSAMPETKEAIEALGRKFTLYEMDLVGSDRSGLNGMVDRIWDEVGGLDVLVNNAGIIRRDDLLDFGEKDWHDVININQNALFFLSQAVARKMVKDGRKGKIVNIASMLTFQGGIRVPSYTASKSAVAGITRAMANELSPQGIQVNAIAPGYISTNNTAALRADETRNAEILGRIPAGRWGTPEDLAGMAVFLASAASDYVTGSIFPVDGGWLSR; encoded by the coding sequence ATGATCCTGGAAAACTTCTCCCTTTCGGGGAAAACAGCCCTGGTAACCGGAGCCAGAACCGGAATCGGTCAGGGTATAGCGGTAGGTCTGGCCCAGGCGGGGGCGGACATAGTCGGTCTGGGACACAGCGCCATGCCGGAGACAAAAGAAGCGATCGAGGCCCTTGGCAGAAAGTTCACCCTCTACGAGATGGACCTGGTCGGATCGGATAGATCCGGACTCAACGGGATGGTCGACCGCATATGGGACGAGGTCGGAGGGTTGGACGTGCTCGTCAACAACGCCGGAATAATCCGCCGGGACGACCTGCTCGATTTCGGCGAGAAGGACTGGCACGACGTCATCAACATAAACCAGAACGCTCTGTTCTTCCTTTCCCAGGCCGTCGCGAGAAAAATGGTAAAAGACGGCAGAAAGGGCAAGATCGTCAACATAGCGTCGATGCTCACCTTCCAGGGAGGCATAAGGGTACCGTCCTACACCGCCAGCAAGTCGGCGGTCGCCGGGATCACCAGGGCCATGGCCAATGAGCTTTCGCCCCAGGGCATACAGGTCAACGCCATAGCTCCGGGCTACATCAGCACCAACAACACCGCGGCCCTCAGGGCCGACGAAACCAGAAACGCCGAGATACTGGGCCGGATACCGGCTGGACGGTGGGGAACACCGGAAGACCTGGCGGGAATGGCGGTCTTTCTGGCCTCCGCCGCCTCGGACTACGTCACCGGATCGATATTCCCGGTGGACGGAGGCTGGCTATCCCGCTGA
- a CDS encoding IclR family transcriptional regulator gives MEKQGIRVLQRLFDILSYLSERNDYAGIKEISEGTGLSRTTVHRILGTCEDNYVVLKDEIGRYRLGPRSLEWANSYQLQTGLAKIARPHLKELIQDLKETVHLFIYEKGEAFYLEKMHSYSPTGMDSRIGSRLELYSTSAGKAILAALPEDEFELYMETTEFQPKTEKTEVDKDRFRSEIAQVRARGYGIDDQENDLGVRCIGSAVMDKSGYPVGAVSLTGPIFRITDEKIEPLGKRILATARLISYQLGYSAS, from the coding sequence ATGGAAAAACAGGGGATCCGGGTGCTACAAAGGCTTTTCGACATACTCTCCTACCTGTCCGAACGTAACGACTACGCCGGAATAAAAGAGATATCCGAGGGAACCGGGCTATCCAGGACCACGGTACACCGCATCCTGGGAACCTGTGAGGACAACTACGTAGTTCTGAAAGACGAAATCGGTCGCTACCGCCTGGGCCCCAGAAGTCTGGAGTGGGCTAACTCCTACCAGCTCCAGACGGGACTGGCCAAGATCGCCAGGCCCCATCTAAAGGAACTCATCCAGGACCTGAAGGAGACGGTTCACCTCTTCATCTATGAAAAGGGAGAGGCCTTCTACCTTGAAAAGATGCACAGCTACAGCCCTACCGGGATGGACTCCAGAATAGGCTCGAGGCTCGAACTCTACAGCACCTCGGCTGGCAAGGCCATACTGGCGGCCCTGCCGGAGGACGAGTTCGAACTCTACATGGAGACCACCGAGTTCCAGCCCAAGACGGAGAAAACCGAGGTGGACAAGGACCGGTTCAGATCGGAGATAGCCCAGGTCAGAGCGAGAGGCTACGGGATAGACGACCAGGAAAACGACCTGGGAGTCCGATGCATAGGGTCGGCGGTAATGGATAAATCCGGATACCCCGTCGGGGCGGTCAGCCTGACCGGCCCCATATTCAGGATAACCGACGAGAAAATAGAGCCTCTGGGAAAGAGGATTCTGGCCACTGCCAGGCTCATATCCTATCAGCTGGGCTACAGCGCCAGCTGA
- the kduI gene encoding 5-dehydro-4-deoxy-D-glucuronate isomerase encodes MDVRHGVHPQDFKCYDTDRLRRDFLITDLFVPGEISMVYSHVDRIITGGVCPKKPLKLECGKELGVGYFLERRELGIINVGGTGSVTVDGQTFDLKPLDGLYLGMGQKDVTFSSDDPTNPAHMYFSSAPAHTNYPNCYIDIEKAKKVKMGEPEKANVRTINQYIHPEVCTTCQLMMGLTQLESGNVWNTMPCHTHDRRMEVYFYFDLPEDGLAMHLFGEPSETRHIMVRNEEAVINPSWSIHSAAGTSNYSFIWSMVGENQEFTDMDHIPMEELR; translated from the coding sequence TTGGACGTCAGACACGGGGTACACCCCCAGGACTTCAAATGCTACGACACGGACCGACTGAGGAGAGACTTCCTCATAACCGACCTGTTCGTGCCCGGAGAGATCTCCATGGTCTACAGCCACGTGGACAGAATCATCACCGGAGGGGTCTGCCCCAAGAAGCCACTCAAGCTTGAGTGCGGCAAGGAGCTGGGCGTCGGCTACTTCCTGGAGAGGCGGGAACTGGGAATCATAAACGTAGGAGGGACCGGATCGGTTACGGTTGACGGACAGACCTTCGATCTCAAGCCTCTGGACGGACTCTACCTCGGTATGGGACAGAAGGACGTCACCTTCTCCAGCGACGATCCGACAAACCCGGCCCATATGTACTTCAGTAGCGCCCCGGCCCACACCAACTACCCCAACTGCTACATCGACATAGAGAAAGCCAAGAAGGTAAAGATGGGCGAGCCGGAGAAGGCCAACGTCCGCACAATCAACCAGTACATCCATCCCGAGGTCTGCACCACCTGCCAGCTCATGATGGGGCTAACCCAGCTGGAGAGCGGGAACGTGTGGAACACCATGCCCTGCCACACCCACGACCGGAGGATGGAGGTCTACTTCTACTTCGACCTTCCCGAGGACGGCCTTGCAATGCATCTCTTCGGCGAGCCATCCGAGACGAGACACATCATGGTCCGCAACGAAGAGGCGGTAATAAACCCCAGCTGGTCGATCCACAGCGCCGCCGGGACCTCGAACTACAGTTTCATCTGGAGCATGGTCGGCGAGAACCAGGAATTCACCGACATGGATCATATACCTATGGAAGAGCTGCGTTAA
- a CDS encoding TRAP transporter small permease subunit produces the protein MLSIVQIIVVIALQLVLLKVCINWIDKVGDTLTPGLRIPKKYIYFLFPVNLVLVTVFEAARLVELLRSKSWA, from the coding sequence ATACTGTCCATCGTTCAGATAATAGTCGTCATAGCACTTCAGCTGGTTCTCCTGAAGGTCTGCATCAACTGGATCGACAAGGTCGGCGACACACTGACCCCGGGCCTCAGGATACCCAAGAAATATATCTACTTTCTATTCCCGGTCAATCTGGTACTGGTCACCGTATTCGAGGCGGCCAGGCTGGTGGAACTTCTCAGGAGCAAATCATGGGCATAA
- a CDS encoding TRAP transporter large permease, whose protein sequence is MGITILLGTFLVFVIIGIPLCYSLGASAAAYFIIAKPAFMGIFAQRIWSGSCSYVLIALPLFILAGELMNSGGITRRILNFSLYLVRPIRGGLGEVNVIASMIFGGITGSSVADTSAIGSVLVPEMERARYHKGFSAGVTVASSTMGMIIPPSIPMLLYAMVSGASVGSLFLAGLIPGILIGVSQMTLVWMISKKRGYHPEPTPFDRSDFVKTAKDGILALLMPVIIVLSVSLGIATASESAGVAVLYAALLGFFVYRELEMGQLREILKKTVLSSSAVMFVVGFSTIYVWILSVEQVPATVGSFLLNLDVDRIWILLLLDLVILLVGTFVDVAPAILLLCPILLPVMRGIGVGELQFGAIMITGLAIGLVTPPVGMCLNACNKICRMSITDPDAGIRQSQACSFHPVG, encoded by the coding sequence ATGGGCATAACCATCCTTCTGGGCACATTCCTGGTATTCGTCATCATAGGGATTCCCCTCTGCTACTCCCTGGGGGCCTCAGCCGCGGCCTATTTCATAATCGCAAAACCGGCCTTCATGGGCATCTTCGCCCAGAGAATCTGGTCCGGATCGTGCAGCTACGTCCTCATAGCTCTGCCCCTGTTCATACTGGCGGGAGAGCTCATGAACAGCGGAGGGATAACCAGACGAATACTGAATTTCAGCCTCTATTTGGTCAGGCCCATAAGGGGAGGACTGGGTGAGGTCAACGTAATAGCCAGCATGATCTTCGGAGGGATAACCGGATCCTCCGTGGCGGACACATCCGCCATAGGATCGGTGCTCGTACCGGAGATGGAGAGGGCGAGATACCACAAGGGATTCTCCGCCGGGGTCACAGTCGCCTCCTCCACCATGGGGATGATAATTCCTCCCAGCATACCGATGCTCCTCTACGCCATGGTATCCGGCGCCTCGGTGGGATCGCTGTTCCTGGCGGGGCTAATCCCGGGAATACTGATAGGGGTAAGCCAGATGACTCTGGTCTGGATGATATCGAAAAAGAGAGGCTACCACCCGGAACCGACGCCCTTCGACCGATCCGACTTCGTGAAAACCGCCAAGGACGGGATCCTGGCCCTGCTGATGCCGGTGATAATAGTCCTATCGGTGTCCTTGGGTATAGCCACCGCCAGCGAATCCGCCGGGGTTGCGGTGCTCTACGCTGCTCTGCTGGGATTCTTCGTCTACAGAGAACTGGAAATGGGGCAGCTCAGGGAAATCCTCAAGAAGACCGTCCTAAGCTCCAGCGCAGTGATGTTCGTGGTAGGATTCTCCACCATATACGTCTGGATACTGTCGGTGGAACAGGTCCCGGCCACTGTGGGCAGCTTTCTCCTGAACCTGGACGTAGACAGAATATGGATCCTCCTGCTGCTGGACCTGGTAATACTCCTGGTGGGAACCTTCGTCGACGTGGCTCCGGCCATACTCCTGCTGTGCCCCATTCTCCTGCCCGTGATGAGGGGGATCGGAGTGGGCGAGCTTCAGTTCGGCGCCATCATGATAACCGGCCTGGCGATAGGGCTGGTAACCCCGCCGGTGGGGATGTGCCTGAACGCCTGCAACAAGATCTGCCGAATGTCAATAACCGACCCTGATGCTGGTATCCGCCAGAGTCAGGCATGTAGCTTCCACCCAGTGGGGTAA
- a CDS encoding iron-containing alcohol dehydrogenase, with translation MKNFVYESPTKIIFGKGTELQVGQEIVEKGAKKVLLHYGGGSIKKTGLYDRVVKSLEEAGVSFVELGGVVPNPRLSLVYKGIELCRNESVDLVLAVGGGSVIDSAKAIAVGVPYEGDVWDFFDKGIVPETALPVGCILTISATGSETSASSVITKEEGWLKHAFRYDRIRPTFAILNPELTITLPAYQTASGGTDIMAHLMERYFTNEPNVDLTDRLIEGTLQTVIKYLPIALKDPENYDARAELMWAATIAHNGILDTGRIGDWASHRIEHEIGAIYDVAHGAGLAVVFPAWMKAVYSHDVARFVRFFHRVWGLEPDFWNPEKTVLDGIAVMENYFRSIGMPVTLEELGVPDDRLEEMAEKSNWNGPVGQFVPITTEKALEILKLCRGHI, from the coding sequence ATGAAAAATTTCGTCTACGAGAGCCCTACTAAGATAATTTTCGGAAAAGGCACCGAACTACAGGTCGGACAGGAAATCGTCGAAAAAGGGGCTAAAAAAGTACTGCTCCACTACGGTGGAGGCAGTATAAAGAAAACCGGCCTCTACGACAGGGTAGTAAAATCGCTTGAGGAAGCGGGAGTATCCTTCGTTGAACTCGGTGGGGTCGTACCCAACCCCAGGCTATCTCTGGTCTATAAGGGAATAGAGCTGTGTCGGAACGAGTCGGTGGACCTTGTCCTGGCCGTCGGAGGCGGCAGTGTCATAGACTCGGCTAAGGCCATAGCCGTAGGGGTTCCATACGAAGGCGACGTATGGGACTTCTTCGACAAGGGAATCGTGCCCGAAACAGCCCTTCCGGTGGGATGTATACTTACCATCTCCGCCACGGGCAGCGAGACCAGTGCTTCGTCGGTCATAACGAAGGAGGAGGGATGGCTTAAACACGCCTTCCGTTACGACCGCATCCGTCCGACCTTCGCCATACTCAATCCGGAACTGACCATTACCCTTCCGGCATACCAGACCGCTTCCGGAGGGACCGACATAATGGCCCATCTGATGGAGAGGTACTTTACCAACGAACCCAACGTGGACCTTACGGACAGATTGATAGAGGGAACGCTTCAGACCGTGATAAAATACCTTCCCATCGCACTGAAAGATCCGGAGAACTACGACGCCAGGGCCGAGTTGATGTGGGCCGCCACCATAGCCCACAACGGCATACTGGACACTGGACGTATAGGAGACTGGGCATCTCACAGAATAGAGCACGAGATAGGCGCAATCTACGACGTGGCCCACGGAGCCGGTCTGGCGGTGGTTTTTCCCGCTTGGATGAAGGCGGTCTACAGTCACGACGTGGCCCGTTTTGTCCGCTTCTTCCACAGGGTATGGGGTCTGGAACCCGACTTCTGGAATCCGGAGAAGACCGTTCTGGACGGAATCGCCGTCATGGAGAACTATTTCAGGAGCATAGGCATGCCGGTAACCCTGGAGGAACTCGGCGTTCCGGACGACCGGCTGGAGGAAATGGCCGAGAAGAGCAACTGGAACGGCCCGGTAGGCCAGTTCGTACC